The genomic stretch ttattagtagTTCTATGGTGTTTTATGTTGTAGTTTATAGGTATGATTTAGTTAGCCGTACCACTATAATGTAAAACTCTCTTTTCACACCTgccataaaaaaaataaataaaaataataaaaaataaaaaataaaaaaaaataaaatgctGCAATTAGTGTCTTTTGTAAGGCCAAAACGGCTGTTTTGATAGGCTACTTATAGTCATCATTTgcttgctaatgatttattcagCAATTATAAGAAATTCCCCTTTGAATATTAACTTCTCTCAATAGGTTTTGAGTTCGTTCACTATTGATAAGTTATAGGTCTAACTTGTCAAATATCGCTTCCGCATTTTTAATtcgtatcatatatatatatatatatatatatatatatatatatacatatatagctAATGGGGTTAATGAAGATACGCGTGCCCAATTTTTCTACTCCACCAACTTAACCCGTCAATGTTACAGTATTGTGAAAATACTAGTCCGTAGTTCTAGTTAAGTGTTATGAAACTAGATAATGATCTGTAGAAACAGAGCGAGTTTGGCAATTCATAGAGAAGTCCTATAATTCGTACCCTGATTTTGCCAACAAAACTGAGAATTATAACTAAAAATATTACTTTATTATTCCCACATCCAAGTTACATACATAGATGAAGCACATAACAGACAAAACAGAGAAGGAGTACTACAACACTAGTTAATATTTCGCACGACACATGAAACTAGACAATATTCAATAGACACCACTAATCGAATTCTCCGGTAGAGCGGACTCAGCCAGAAATGTCAATAGACTTAACCTCGGGTTTCTTCTCTTCAACCTTAGGAACAGTAACTGTCAACACACCGTCCTCCATCTTGGCCTTCACCTCTTCCATCTTTGCATATTCAGGCAGCCTAAACCTCCTCATAAACTTGCCTGAACTGCGCTCAACACGGTGCCAGGTGTCATTCTTCTCCTCGTTCTCCCTGCTTCTCTCCCCGCTTATCTGCAACACCTTTCCGTCCTCCACCTCGACTTTCACCTCCTCTTTCTTAAGACCTGGCAAATCAGCCTTGAACACGTGAGCCTCTGGTGTCTCCCTCCAGTCTATCTTCGCGTTCACGAACGCAGAAGTGTCGCGCGCTGCAGGGAAAGATAGGGAggagttgttgttggtgttggtgttgtcaGAGAAGGGGAAACCTTGAAAGGGGTCCCAAATGTCCATGGAGAGTGGATCGAAAATGTTGCTTCGACGGTTTCCGAAGATGCTTGGAATCAGCGACATTCTTGATGTTGAAATTGTTTGTTGTTAATTTGAGAGAATTGTGAGAATTATTGTTTGTTGATGATTGTTTTCGTTGATGGGAAGAAAGGGGAATTTATAAAGGGCAGAATGAAATATCCAGTGAATTCGTGAAGGGTCTTTGTAGTTACGGAGTACTAGTTAGAGGCCGTAGCGGACTGTTGGAGATATTTCCCGTGTCATCTAGAACTTTCGTATAACTGCCTCCTCATTGCCACGTTTTCTAACGCATTCGCCACCAAATTGGTCATCTTTATGAGTTTCCCAAAGATACTACGGAGTATTGATTATctatttttttttggttaaacaACGAGAAGTTTATCTAATCAGTAAACTTGTGAATATTTTCGGAAACGGAAACGGGTAAGTAGTAAATTCACCCCAAAATGTTTACATCTATGCATAATTTAGCCTCAAATTTTTTACAATGTGCAAATTGGCTCCACATGTGTGGGCAAAATTTTGCATATTGGCCTAGTGGAAAAATAAG from Silene latifolia isolate original U9 population chromosome 2, ASM4854445v1, whole genome shotgun sequence encodes the following:
- the LOC141643063 gene encoding 17.4 kDa class I heat shock protein-like; this encodes MSLIPSIFGNRRSNIFDPLSMDIWDPFQGFPFSDNTNTNNNSSLSFPAARDTSAFVNAKIDWRETPEAHVFKADLPGLKKEEVKVEVEDGKVLQISGERSRENEEKNDTWHRVERSSGKFMRRFRLPEYAKMEEVKAKMEDGVLTVTVPKVEEKKPEVKSIDISG